Proteins from one Erysipelothrix larvae genomic window:
- a CDS encoding lipoprotein, producing MKKIISGLILIITLTGCSMVLDGSNESLDQVGFGIKLGTDNGCRDIALTEGDVFFFEFPGGFVSLDESTRFMVESTEISIEDDQQTLRMDTVLFLRRSKQSPGLCGGVIVQDKDNKQSFRSINQTSIAFGEPGGALVRSFSDVLNTDGERSNLDLRANIRYSDPLKSIDILYFDDNNQLVQRVDGFTLNEIDLKTGYIVIEMTRITFDSTLYIERNVYSPNDRRIGEFEVFTFPYFEGDDVVAKLKSIKIYREGL from the coding sequence ATGAAAAAAATAATAAGTGGACTGATACTAATTATCACGCTAACTGGTTGTTCAATGGTTTTGGATGGATCCAATGAATCCCTTGATCAAGTTGGATTTGGAATCAAACTAGGCACTGACAATGGGTGTAGAGATATCGCGCTAACTGAGGGAGATGTCTTCTTCTTTGAGTTCCCTGGAGGTTTTGTTTCCCTTGATGAAAGTACGCGGTTTATGGTTGAATCTACAGAAATTAGTATCGAGGATGATCAGCAAACCTTAAGAATGGATACGGTTCTCTTTTTAAGACGATCAAAGCAATCTCCTGGATTATGCGGAGGTGTTATTGTACAAGATAAAGACAATAAACAGTCGTTTCGTAGTATCAATCAAACAAGCATTGCTTTTGGAGAGCCAGGTGGTGCATTGGTTCGGTCGTTTAGTGATGTGTTAAATACCGATGGTGAGCGAAGTAACCTAGACTTACGCGCAAACATTCGCTATTCAGACCCCCTTAAATCAATTGATATTCTCTATTTTGACGACAACAATCAACTCGTCCAAAGAGTTGATGGATTTACGCTGAATGAAATTGATTTGAAAACAGGATACATTGTTATTGAAATGACACGTATTACATTCGATTCAACCTTATACATAGAGCGCAATGTTTACAGTCCAAACGATCGAAGAATTGGTGAATTTGAAGTGTTTACTTTTCCTTACTTCGAAGGGGATGACGTTGTCGCTAAGCTAAAATCAATCAAAATTTATCGGGAGGGTTTGTAA
- a CDS encoding helix-turn-helix domain-containing protein — protein MGIHVKLDDVLKRSNMTSKELCEKVGITEANMSLLRTGSVKGVRFQTLNRICYYLDCDVKDILEFDGELGEEL, from the coding sequence ATGGGAATACATGTAAAACTCGATGATGTACTCAAGCGCTCTAATATGACATCCAAAGAACTATGCGAGAAAGTTGGGATTACAGAAGCGAACATGTCTCTGCTGAGAACAGGATCAGTTAAAGGGGTTCGATTTCAAACATTAAATCGAATTTGTTATTACTTGGATTGCGATGTAAAAGATATCTTAGAATTTGACGGAGAATTGGGAGAGGAATTATGA